In one window of Legionella fallonii LLAP-10 DNA:
- a CDS encoding Lpg1974 family pore-forming outer membrane protein: MMCQSISKTCVISLLLANATLSYAGGMGEVDSGKRFFFSAAPIYGSLSDASLDKIVFADTIGAGGAIRGNEANVDSRWGYSLSAGYQFGPERHHDLVLSYTHLSNRGDNVVTNGNANDILINRLSQIVRNDEFGFPQVSTGGAYLYGPATAAMMSHYDYQTGDLITHRNWQSTFLENVHFSRFYGIKATQFKKDFFAQYVGTGRGTGEFFNVITAPVNDEINYEAKYFGIGPRIGMGASWDLNRFISIGGDVSASILGGSYNSQWSETMVTSMQIQNLPASGVYTYNQSTDTSLWTSLILGTNLAVAANFDLHNGSRVGVQGGVSTEQYWTNASADSFDAKNGTNSVGVNQRFSVQNVFVKFSYLC, translated from the coding sequence ATGATGTGTCAGTCTATTAGTAAAACATGTGTTATCAGTTTATTATTAGCGAATGCAACTCTTTCTTATGCTGGAGGTATGGGCGAGGTTGATAGTGGTAAACGATTTTTTTTCAGCGCAGCACCCATTTATGGTTCTCTTAGCGATGCATCGCTTGATAAAATCGTATTTGCTGACACGATTGGTGCTGGTGGTGCAATTCGTGGAAATGAGGCTAATGTTGACTCCCGGTGGGGGTATTCGCTCTCTGCGGGCTATCAGTTTGGACCTGAAAGACATCATGATCTTGTATTGAGTTATACTCATCTATCAAATCGCGGCGACAATGTTGTGACCAATGGTAACGCGAATGACATTTTAATCAACAGATTAAGTCAAATTGTTCGAAATGATGAATTCGGCTTCCCTCAAGTTTCTACCGGCGGCGCTTATTTATATGGTCCTGCGACTGCTGCAATGATGAGCCATTATGATTATCAAACCGGTGATTTGATCACTCATAGGAATTGGCAAAGTACTTTTTTAGAGAATGTCCATTTTTCACGCTTTTACGGCATTAAGGCAACTCAATTTAAAAAAGATTTTTTTGCTCAATATGTGGGTACTGGTCGTGGCACAGGTGAATTTTTTAATGTGATAACTGCTCCCGTGAATGATGAAATAAATTATGAAGCAAAATATTTCGGTATAGGCCCTCGTATAGGGATGGGCGCGTCCTGGGATCTTAACCGCTTCATTAGTATTGGCGGCGACGTTTCTGCCTCAATATTAGGAGGCTCTTATAATTCCCAATGGAGTGAAACCATGGTAACCAGTATGCAGATACAGAATTTACCTGCGTCAGGAGTATACACCTACAACCAAAGTACCGATACATCACTTTGGACTTCTCTCATATTGGGCACCAACTTAGCAGTTGCCGCGAATTTTGATTTGCATAATGGCAGCCGAGTCGGGGTTCAAGGCGGTGTTAGCACAGAGCAGTATTGGACCAATGCATCAGCGGATTCTTTTGATGCTAAAAACGGTACCAATAGCGTTGGTGTTAACCAGCGTTTTTCAGTACAAAATGTATTCGTAAAATTCTCTTATCTTTGTTAA